The following DNA comes from Nicotiana sylvestris chromosome 10, ASM39365v2, whole genome shotgun sequence.
tgacctgattcctcaaagaggatacgtaggcgctttacggctcggtcatagttttgaaaaaaaaaatataaagaaaaatcaattaaaatatccccaagcaagaaactggggcaaaagttgcgtttgttgtaaataaatctaattccgaaggttgtaactaataacccaaaattaatgcattttttgagcctttaatacctttttttctagccctatccaaaacccacattacggtccaaagaaagaccttctgatcagtcttcaaaagatgccaagtcagacaaatgagagtctccccggtgagcataacattctgttccacagcagaaaggactctaatccccagcagaaagagtcataccggcgacactccaaatccccagctggaaagtgatacaaatgagagagtcttatcggtgaaaaccttcacaggcaccataaggcgatgaaagctgagagaaaaccaaaaatgagagagacttgatagtgaaaacccttcgggcactacaagtcgaataagattgagaatcagatggggaatcgccaattgaagatcttgaaagatgattgacggtagaggataggccacatgtgcatgtcatgaccattagagctGGTATCTCCATTTGATAGATTttcatttatagtttcttttgttaaagagtcatcttttcttttgtctttattctgttcccttttatctttttcctttcatagaaaaatccccaatagagtctgtttggtcagaacaagtgtgaactgacttcaaaataggccatcagctttccaaaatgagatctgactagtacatccaagtggtatagtcagcagggaacaaacgcgaggccagtgtcaaaagatatccccaacagaagggaattgacagaaggactgacaagtgtcaagagggataccattgcctttatcaaaggttataaacctcaaggccaaagcccgtgggcaaatcaaggagagcaatgagcatgatttgggaaattcatactagactaaaaggtcggggaaatgccagtttccgagctatgccacaaaagaagagggatatccccagaaaggaattatccccagcaaataatatcatccccaacaagttgtggagcgcaaagcaaggaaggagaaagggaaaaccatcccagtaggagtatcacaaccaaccaccatgttttaaactaacaaattttgtttgatttgaaacaggtaaaggaatgGGCATTGacgccagaaatgcatgccacaagggatattaccaaactggggcagaaaattttccttccatttagaaaattttctgtaagtcaggtacccatgcgggaaaaaataaatataacaccagtctcaagggaagtggtcttagaaccagtgttgccccaacataataagtttcaatggaggaagttgttccccatcaaaggaatcaaaatcccccagcagtgttatccacgacagcgttatccccagctgataacattttacccccaacaggtaagtaaataattccccaacagtgttatccctagcagtttcgaggagtccaacacgagtttggtgaaaatcggtatcctcagcggttcctttcggggaaaggccaAACGAGTCTCAACGGAGTTAGTCTTCAAAGaaagaagctaataataataaaaaaaaattaaatttttttttggggaaggtagaaagggaaaattcatcccaagcaaaataatccccagcaagtattcgagataagatattttcaagtcttaaggatattttgggttcatccgccctcaaataggatcttttgggttcatccaccctcgaataggatattttgggttcatctgccctcgaataggatattttgggttcgtccgccctcgaataggatcttttgggttcgtccgccctcgaataggatcttttgggttcgtccgccctcgaataggatcttttgggttcgtccgccctcgaataggatcttttgggttcgtccgccctcgaataggatattttgggttcatccgccctcgaataggatattttgggttcatccgccctcgaataggatcttttgggttcgtcctccctcgaataggatcttttgggttcatccgccctcgaataggatcttttgggttcatccgccctcgaataggatcttttgggttcatccgccctcgaataggatcttttgggttcgtccgccatcgaataggatcttttgggttcgtcctccctcgaataggatcttttgggttcgtccgccctcgaataggatcttttgggttcgtccgccctcgaattggGTTcgtcctccctcgaataggatattttgggttcatccgccctcgaataggatattttgggttcatccgccctcgaataggattttattttcaaagttgttgttgaaaccaggcgcccacctaaataacgagaggaatacttttcttgtctgtccattgcatattttaggtgcccacctgtataacaaggggatacattccatgcctttaccaataggagacgcacttcctaggtcaagttttaccaataggagacgcacttcctaagttttacccataggagatgcatttcctcctaaaagtttagtttcacccataggagacgcatttcctcctaagtttagttttatccataggagacgcatttcctcctaagttagtttttacccataggagatgcatttcctcctaagttaattttagagttctacccataggagatgcatttcctcctaagtttgttttagttttacccataggagaggcatttcatcctaagttgttgttaaaatcaggagcccgcctgaagagaggaatgacgtttatttttaaagttgtagttaaaatcaggagcccgcctgaagagaggaatgacgtttatttttaaagttgttgttaaaatcaggagcccgcctgaagaaaggaatgtcgtttactttaaaaagttgttgttaaaatcaggagcccgcctgaagagaggaatgacgtttactgttaaaagttgttgaaatcaggagcccgcctgaagagaggagtggcgtttatttttaaagttgtttaaacctcgccaacctaaagaaaggaatgacattttattttcaaagttgttgaaatcaggagcccgcctgaagagaggaatgacgtttattttaaaagttgtttttgaaaccaggcgcccacctgaataacgagtggaatactttcctaaagtttattttacccataggagatgcatttcctcctaagtttgttttagtttcacccataggagatgcatttcctcctaagtttgttttacccataggagatgcatttcctcctaagtttagtttttcccataggagaggcatttcctcctaggttagtattgaagttgggagcccgcccatataacagaggcatacatttctgtcctttcacattatgttctaggtcgcccaccagtaaaatgcgggaatactttcagttctaggtcgcccaccagtaaaatgcgggaatacattctgttctaggtcgcccaccagtaaaatgcgggaatacattatgttctaggtcgcccttcagttctaggtcgcccaccagtaaaatgcgggaatactttctgttctaggtcgcccaccagtaaaatgcgggaatactttctgttctaggtcgcccaccagtaaaatgcgggaatacatttcagttctaggtcgcccaccagtaaaatgcgggaatactttcagttctaggtcgcccaccagtaaaatgcgggaatacattcatgttctaggtcgcccaccagtaaaatgcgggaatactttcaagctctaggtcgcccaccagtataatgcgggcatacatttcataattttgcatttaagcaactttttagtcttgtactacagattttggaatcagtaaccccaccagaaggcggaaggttacaacaggaatccccagcagtaaacaataaaatccccagcaccgggaaacagaaggttgcaacaggaggtcccagcacaaattcaggcgcatgagtcaaaaggaagaaaggacgcgtcttgaaagaagcagctggtgaacattaaatcatgcccagcattacaagtctgatgaagagagccgtacccaccagaggaaccgccgaaaagcttgatgaagaaagccatgtccctagcggaccaagcaaaatgatgaaaactggtattcagaaaagaaaagggccagtatcattcccaagttcaaggaagaaaagcatcggaggaagcacaagccaacaagaaagcaaggcaacaagaacaaatttcagtttagcctagcttcttgttttcttttaaacacggtgtaacaaggagattggtaagcagtgataacatcatgcaacaacagtaacatcgcagtcccacggtagtcccaactaccaaaacttcccgaactacattaacctgattcccgtttagccagggatatgtagaaaacctttgaagtaaaggttcggttaaatctttttcaaaaaaatgcttcacacggagtactcggatgggcaaaaatcgctcgttttatctttgcacgaaaacccttcgtgtcttcgggcaaagaggggcagctgtaagcacgtgatttttgccctatatgagaattactcccaaaaaattcaaaaaaataaaataatttttcttggtgtgcaatttttgtgatattttgtgtaactatttgtatgtttgtctatgcatgtttatttgttaaattaataaaaaatacaaaaataggcatcttttgcatttttagcatttaatgtccaaatgaacaattttatgcttaattattacttaattgtgcgttaattgttattggaagttaatttgcgcttttataacttaatttagttcttaataataatttaagtacttttataatttagttttagaaaaataaaagaagaaaagagaacaaaaatacaaagaaaaatcggattgggccacttcttcaatttcaaaccacaggcccaaataattgcccaactttccccatgacccggtccgtttcaaaccgggtcgatccggtccgctccattaacccaacaccccttcttcattttggtccaacacaaaaacaaaaccaaaaaaataaaaaataaaaagtgaattatcactattaatagttttattttttgtttttttaaatatataaaaaaaaatccgaaaatattttattttatttattatttttattttaaaaaaatatatatatatagtaatttcggaaatgatttttaaaaaataaaaaaataaaaaaataaaaaaagtaaaagaatgtagaaaatttaaaaaaagtaaaaagttttaaaaaatttaaaagtaaaataatgttggaattaaaaaataaatataaaggtatctgaaaatttaaaaaaatttaaagtaattgaaagtagcatttttaaaagaaaaagaaaagatagtggtttgttttttaaagaaaagttaaataaagtgagattctcttttaaaaaaataaaaagtgggattttaaataagataaagtaattaaagttggaattttaaaaataaaagtaaataaaggtgagatttctttttctaaaaaaataaaagcaatttgtaagtgggatttcttttaattaaaaaaataataaaataataaaaaaacaaatctgaaaatttcgaaaattttgctataaatagaagagaaaatttaggaagaaggggtggaaaaaaaagaggaaaaactagatagagagaagaaaaaaagagggggcggagtgagaagtatacacccgatatacattctggatacactgaatatacaggggcagaattcattttggagagttttgaagttgaaaaagaatagttactgcttcattgcctcgcttaagatctgaaatagtcagaaccttcctgccttttacttcttctctatacttggagtcgtttatagtctcctgggttttctgctattcctactgtactggtttgcggtgttgctgaatctgctgttgctgtgttattactgctgctgacttctccttcttttgttcttgtactgctgtttccaggtacacatttgtacaatctcggcttgaagcaaaaaatgaaatattaatcaggctttgttcctgttgaattcctcctgtttagatttgtggttgaatataatttttctttcttcgtataaagatgtagttgaatgattaatgaataatgaggttgcatatgtatactttcttcatctaataatgttagtttaaattaatcggagaataattaatctgttttgatattatggtcaatctcatgttctagtattattgaataacagaatataaaatgaaagcagtttttctttgtacaaactcgatcgcaattttccattcgcattagccgtaaactaataactaataagttacgtttttcagcatgtaaataattaagagattttcttttattttagagacgaacttaatagaaaatatagtcattgtaggtttatcctttaaaaataaaaatgagacgagcctcgccaaataaaacgtatagattgcggggccctcacaaaatgtatggtttaattagaattcggaaggaccgtttagcgaatttcacggtcttccccaaaataataacgcgatagtctctttaggcgcgtgtttaatattttactttcttaagcctgggtgtgcatttcatgcgacccgaatccaaatcccaaaacatcaaataaaacgtgttccggattgtgggtgcatttcatgtgacgcagtccaaagacgtgttttaagcgatgttcacatttcttttaaaaacaataataataaagcggttaaaagataaaatttgcacataagttcatatttgtataaaatcagataatcaagccgaatataacagttgagcgaccgtgctagaaccacggaactcgggaatgcctaacaccttctccgggttaacagaattccttatccggatttctgatacgcagactgtaatatgaagtcattcttttcctcgattcgggattaaaattggtgacttgggacaccctaaatctcccaagtggcgactctgaaataaataaaccaatcccgtctcgattgtcctttaattgaaaaaaactcccttgcaccctcaggtgcggaaaaaggaggtgtgacaataggtCCCTCTCTTGCTCTTTGTCCGCAATGCTCTTGTTTTATCGTTTTGTAAGAgatttctttttttgtttataAGGGAGAGACTTTATGATAGGAAGTCAATTACTGATTAATTGAAAACTAAAAGTAAAAAGGACAAGGAAAAAGGATAATGGCACTATTTTCTTAAGGTGATGAAACTCTATAGTAAAAGATAAAAAAACATCCGATTTATTACACAAAGAAACCAAATGTTGCCGCACTCTAGGAAAAGAAAACTTTCACACTACACAATGTGTAAAAACACACTACACTCTTGATTCATTTCATTTGAGCTATTTTCCAAGAAGATGACGCCTACAACCAAGATCATGTCTACAAACACTGGCGAATCCAAATTGATTTGCTTATATAGTCTAAGATCCATCACTGTCTGTCTACACAAGCTCAAGTTCTCCCACCTGCAGCTTCTTGAGCCTTCTGACCAGTTTCCCTTGTCCTCTGTCCCATGGTTCCAGCTGTATCCTGCACTCTCCTTTTTCCATGTTCCAACTGCTCTCTCGCCGGCCCTCTCAAGTAGTTTATGATCCAAGACAGCGAAGACAGCGCCGTAATACCGAAAGCTCCTGATGTCAAGAATCCAGTGACAGCCAATGCTATGGTTAGAACTGCAGGCACCAAAACGGGGCTGAACAGCAAGAACAGAGGAGTTGCAACGACAAGACCGATAAGAGTTCCTGTAAGCGTCAACCCTGCAAGACAAAGGAGAGCACCTCCAACTGGGAAGAGAGTAACTACTGCTAAAACTTGTGATTTTGATGGACCCTTTTGAGGGACGAGGCTTTTCATGGCTTCAGTGGGTTGtatttgttgctgctgctgctggcGTGGGTCAGCCATGGATTGGATGGATATATGTGGAGAGTTAGATTTTTTAGCTAGAGAGGAATTGAAGTGATACGAAAGATTAATGGAGGAGTTGATGAATTTAAAGAGGAGTTGAATGGACGCGTGGGGAGTGGAAGTGACACATGTTGCAGAGACGGAGCGTAGAGGTTTGCATGACAATTAGATGGTGCCTTCTTATAAAGAGATGACTATCAATCTGTTTGCCCTTTTCCTTTATTTTGTTCTATTCTACGGTTGGCATTTACTGGCTCTTTTTTCAATTCCATCTTTTCTAGTTCTGTTTATGaggtgattttatttttatttttcatctttgggacAAAATTCTACTTTCTTTTTCTTCAAAATATGGAGCTTCGCGGTGGAAAATATCAACGTAAAAATTGCTGTGGATCGATAATATGCGGTAACACCATTACTCCAAAATAATAAGAAGTAATAACTCATGATAAAAATAACTATATTACTTTTGATACTTATTTATACTTAATATTGAAGTTTAACTTAATTACCAGTTGATACATACAAAGTAACGTATTAGACCTcaatttttctcattttcttacttttgttaGATGTTGTTACAAATGTTGAGGATATTCTTGAGAgatttatatctcaattttgaaaGAATTTGATAAAGATTCGAGGTGGTTTTGGTTAGAATTTtaaattgaaactcgaagaagaatacaacaaattatatatattttgtacaaaaatataatatacaaattatatatattttgtatattgtATTTTgtacatacaatatatatacaacTGACATAATTATATACAAGTTATATATACATTGTAGTTTTCGACTGAATTCTGTACAAAAGTTATATTTAAATTGAATTATAGATTTTGAtcaaatttgtatatattttataaaaaactATAGTTACTTtttgtaaataatttttttagatAAACCGgataaataaatttaaaattttgtatatatacGAAAAGTCCCAAAAACATCTGTCTCAAAACACATGATCGACTTTACCCTAAGGTGAGTAAAGTAATAGTAAGCCCCCACAATATTAAGGCCTAAAAAATTACCCATATTATAT
Coding sequences within:
- the LOC104216483 gene encoding oleosin H2-like, giving the protein MADPRQQQQQQIQPTEAMKSLVPQKGPSKSQVLAVVTLFPVGGALLCLAGLTLTGTLIGLVVATPLFLLFSPVLVPAVLTIALAVTGFLTSGAFGITALSSLSWIINYLRGPAREQLEHGKRRVQDTAGTMGQRTRETGQKAQEAAGGRT